The Lucilia cuprina isolate Lc7/37 chromosome 5, ASM2204524v1, whole genome shotgun sequence genome includes a window with the following:
- the LOC111675720 gene encoding ras-related protein Rab-26, whose translation MSQIPDDASSMSDDVFEDPETTQRRVEESRRRKDYANTEYSLTRGSGYYGDGALASSEYCRSQTPSGYPGYRPPREALQMYALEDAGYTIDDYDDGWRSYHYDEVGMPSHLTHQHLPPFDDTVNHKRNSLR comes from the coding sequence atgtcACAAATACCCGACGATGCCAGCAGCATGAGTGATGATGTCTTTGAGGATCCCGAAACTACACAGCGACGTGTAGAGGAGTCCCGACGCCGTAAAGATTATGCCAACACGGAGTATAGTTTAACAAGGGGGTCGGGTTATTATGGCGATGGAGCTTTGGCATCATCGGAATATTGTCGTTCACAAACGCCCAGCGGCTATCCGGGCTATAGGCCACCGCGTGAAGCTTTACAAATGTATGCCTTAGAGGATGCTGGCTATACAAtagatgattatgatgatggtTGGCGTTCATATCATTATGATGAGGTGGGCATGCCATCACATTTGACGCATCAACATTTACCACCATTCGATGATACGGTCAATCATAAg